GCGATCCAGCCCTGGTGTTCGAGGTCCTTCCAAGGGGCGTCGTACCTCTTCGGACCAATCAACGAAAAGACATCGGTCTCCCGGCCGTCCTCACGGACCAGCGTAGCGGTCAGGCCCAGACGTCGGCGGGCCTGAATCTCAGCCGTGACGCGAAAGACCGGTGCAGGGAGGAGGTGCACTTCGTCGTAGATGATGAGGCCCCAATCCTGCTGGTTGAACAGGGCAAAGTGCGGGTACTCGGCGTCCTCCGGCGCGGCATCGCCGTTTCGCGGCGCGTGATAGGTCATCATCTGATAAGTGCTGATGGTCACGGGGCGCACCTGTTTGCAGTCGCCCGTATACTCGCCGATGTCCGCCGCCTTCAGGTCGGTCTTGTCCAGCAGCTCTGCCGCCCACTGACGAGCGGCGACGGTGTTGGTGGTGAGGATCAGCGTGGCACACTGGGCCCTGGCCATCACGGCCAGGCCAACGACCGTCTTGCCCGCACCGCAGGGGAGAACCACGACGCCGCTTCCCCCGCGCGATGTGCCGTTGGCGAAGAAGGCGGCCGCGGCGTCGGCTTGATACGCGCGCAGGGTGAGCGGCTGGCCGGACAGCGTAACCTGGCGAAGAGAGTGAGGCAGCGGAGCACCCTGGACGTAGCCGGCCAGGTCCTCGGCCGGGTAACCGATGGTCACGAGGGCCTGCTTCACGTGCCCGCGCCTCAGGGGGTCGATACGCAGCTTGAGCGGAGAGATGGCCTCGAGCACAAACGGCAGCAGGCGCTTTTGCCGCGACAGCTCGGCCATCATGGCCAGGTCATCGGCCACCAGGAAGAGCTGGTCACCTTCGCGAATCAGCTTGACCCGGCCGTACCTGGCAACATAGTCACGAATGTCGCGGGTGATGTTTTCCGGCAGGGGGTACTTGCTGTACGCCCGCAGGCCGCTCACGATCGATTCCGCATCCAAACCCGAAGAGGCCGCATTCCACAAAGAGAGGGGGGTTATGCGGTAGGTGTGCACGTATTCGGGGCTCTTTTCCAACTCGGCAAAGCGGCAGAGCTGGTCGCGGGCAGCGGCGTAGAGAGGGTTGTCGACCTCGAGGAGCACTGTGCGGTCGCTCTGAACGATTATCGGGTTGCCAGATGAGTTACTC
The DNA window shown above is from Chloroflexi bacterium ADurb.Bin180 and carries:
- a CDS encoding hypothetical protein (Helicase conserved C-terminal domain); the encoded protein is MLLEVDNPLYAAARDQLCRFAELEKSPEYVHTYRITPLSLWNAASSGLDAESIVSGLRAYSKYPLPENITRDIRDYVARYGRVKLIREGDQLFLVADDLAMMAELSRQKRLLPFVLEAISPLKLRIDPLRRGHVKQALVTIGYPAEDLAGYVQGAPLPHSLRQVTLSGQPLTLRAYQADAAAAFFANGTSRGGSGVVVLPCGAGKTVVGLAVMARAQCATLILTTNTVAARQWAAELLDKTDLKAADIGEYTGDCKQVRPVTISTYQMMTYHAPRNGDAAPEDAEYPHFALFNQQDWGLIIYDEVHLLPAPVFRVTAEIQARRRLGLTATLVREDGRETDVFSLIGPKRYDAPWKDLEHQGWIATAECHEVRVALDEELRLDYAIADDRDRYRVAAENPRKLAVLEQLLSLHADDSTLIIGVYRTQLLQVAERYGLPIITGKTPVREREELYERFRSGAIRRLIVSKVGNFAIDLPDANVAIQISGTFGSRQEEAQRLGRILRPKRSGTLAHFYSLVTRDTRDQDCAAKRQLFLTEQGYHYDILYEDEVPQLVH